Proteins co-encoded in one Ruegeria sp. YS9 genomic window:
- a CDS encoding usg protein: MKTSETELMLKGYGLTTAEFFYHMPDYVHVLNTFIWQEYDLAPDHPKLFEFIEFWQREIEGPLHSVKFTHRKMIAPGEWRNMVGEFRVN, from the coding sequence ATGAAGACAAGTGAAACCGAATTGATGCTCAAGGGCTATGGCCTGACAACGGCCGAGTTTTTCTATCACATGCCCGATTACGTCCACGTCCTGAATACCTTCATTTGGCAGGAATATGACCTTGCGCCGGATCATCCCAAACTGTTCGAATTCATCGAGTTTTGGCAACGAGAAATCGAAGGGCCGCTGCATTCCGTGAAATTCACGCACCGCAAGATGATCGCACCGGGCGAGTGGCGCAACATGGTTGGCGAGTTTCGCGTGAACTGA